In the genome of Opitutia bacterium KCR 482, one region contains:
- a CDS encoding alpha-galactosidase: protein MKRGLLLLLSMLSIALSAFSNEIAVATKNSKIALFRESDGLLSVRGYGALGDSFEPFKKTDELVQQFLFYPTAGDGFLGDASLQAEHSDGDVSTRLEFVKADSRVSDKDPNVEDTTIFLKDPAHEFYVELHFRAFKNEDVIQIWSKITNRENGGVRLRKFASASLMFSAKEYWLTQFSGTYFHESGLSEERLTRGRKVLESNLGSRAHRMLAPMFFVSENAASREDGGRVIGGAVMWPGSFNMRFDLDSTGVLRATLAADNIGGDYYLASGESIETPKTAWSFSEKGRAGLTRNFHNWARKYSLRNPENPRPVLLNNWEATHMNFDEAKLVSLFEHSKDLGVDIFLLDDGWFGKKYVRNRDNSSLGDWVVAEGKLPHGIGFLCEEAQKRGMGFGIWLEPEMISPKSELFESRPDWALCSKNRGYVLGRNQLVLDLSNPEVNAFIDGIFESVVRPNPLKYVKWDANCCIYQPVSAYLPRGKKGNAIFDYNKNLLERMRHFSESFPNVAAMLCSGGGGRVDFASLANFESFWASDNTVPSDRVKIQWFFMHFYPQNAVSAHITNMGRQPMKFRTDVAMSGALGYDIDVSKLSPADRDYIRRSIALYKNTVRPITSKGDYYRLKSPYEHAQSAAMTVLDGKAVVFVYQTKNDESDQTVKLKGLDPNSVYSVREIGMYGADEKSALPSDGAKISGKKLMEDGLLVPTKKRCASMLILLEKVAD, encoded by the coding sequence ATGAAAAGGGGATTATTGCTATTATTATCTATGTTGTCTATCGCGCTTTCGGCGTTTTCGAACGAAATTGCCGTCGCGACGAAAAATTCGAAAATCGCGCTCTTCCGCGAGTCGGACGGGCTTCTTAGCGTTCGCGGATACGGGGCTTTGGGAGACTCTTTCGAGCCGTTCAAAAAGACCGACGAGCTTGTCCAGCAGTTCCTGTTTTATCCGACCGCGGGCGACGGCTTTCTCGGCGACGCCTCCTTGCAGGCGGAGCACTCCGACGGCGACGTCTCCACGCGCTTGGAGTTTGTAAAAGCCGATTCGCGCGTTTCCGACAAAGACCCGAACGTTGAGGACACGACGATTTTTCTCAAAGACCCAGCGCACGAATTTTATGTGGAGCTGCATTTCCGCGCGTTCAAAAACGAGGACGTCATTCAGATTTGGTCGAAGATAACGAACCGCGAAAACGGCGGAGTGCGTCTGCGGAAGTTCGCGTCGGCTTCGCTGATGTTTTCGGCGAAGGAGTATTGGCTGACGCAATTTTCGGGAACGTATTTTCACGAGTCGGGGCTTTCCGAAGAGCGTTTGACGCGCGGGCGCAAGGTGCTTGAAAGCAATCTCGGCTCCCGCGCGCACAGAATGCTTGCGCCGATGTTCTTCGTCTCCGAAAACGCCGCTTCGCGCGAGGACGGCGGCAGGGTAATCGGCGGCGCGGTAATGTGGCCGGGGAGTTTCAACATGCGCTTCGATTTGGATTCGACGGGCGTTCTCCGCGCGACCCTCGCCGCCGACAACATCGGGGGCGACTATTATCTCGCTTCGGGCGAGAGCATCGAGACGCCGAAAACCGCGTGGTCGTTTTCCGAAAAGGGCAGGGCTGGTTTGACGCGCAACTTCCACAACTGGGCGCGGAAATATTCGCTCAGAAATCCCGAAAATCCGCGTCCCGTGCTGCTGAACAACTGGGAGGCTACGCACATGAATTTCGACGAGGCGAAGCTCGTTTCGCTTTTCGAGCATTCGAAGGATTTGGGCGTAGATATATTCCTGCTCGACGACGGCTGGTTCGGGAAAAAGTATGTCCGCAATCGCGACAACAGCAGTCTCGGCGACTGGGTTGTCGCCGAGGGCAAGCTTCCGCACGGCATAGGCTTTCTCTGCGAAGAGGCGCAAAAGCGCGGAATGGGCTTCGGCATTTGGCTTGAACCCGAAATGATAAGCCCCAAGAGCGAGCTTTTCGAATCGCGCCCCGACTGGGCTTTGTGCTCTAAAAACCGCGGCTATGTGCTCGGACGCAACCAGCTTGTTCTCGACCTTTCCAACCCCGAAGTGAACGCGTTTATCGACGGAATTTTCGAGTCGGTCGTCCGCCCGAATCCGCTGAAATACGTCAAGTGGGACGCCAACTGCTGCATCTACCAGCCCGTGTCGGCGTATCTGCCGCGCGGGAAAAAGGGCAACGCGATTTTCGACTACAACAAAAACCTTCTCGAACGCATGCGGCATTTTTCCGAATCGTTCCCGAACGTTGCGGCAATGCTCTGTTCGGGCGGCGGCGGGCGCGTGGATTTTGCGTCGCTTGCGAACTTCGAATCGTTCTGGGCGAGCGACAACACTGTGCCTTCCGACCGCGTGAAAATCCAGTGGTTTTTCATGCACTTCTATCCGCAGAACGCGGTGTCGGCGCACATAACCAACATGGGACGCCAGCCGATGAAGTTCCGCACCGACGTCGCGATGAGCGGCGCGCTCGGCTACGATATCGACGTTTCCAAGCTCTCGCCCGCCGACCGCGACTACATCAGGCGCAGCATCGCCCTCTACAAAAACACGGTGCGCCCGATAACTTCGAAAGGCGACTATTACAGGCTGAAATCGCCCTACGAGCACGCGCAGTCTGCGGCGATGACCGTGCTCGACGGAAAGGCGGTCGTCTTCGTCTACCAGACGAAAAACGACGAGTCCGACCAAACCGTGAAGTTGAAGGGGCTTGACCCGAACTCCGTATATTCCGTACGCGAAATCGGCATGTACGGGGCGGACGAAAAGTCCGCGCTACCGTCGGACGGCGCGAAAATTTCGGGAAAAAAACTGATGGAGGACGGACTTCTTGTGCCGACGAAAAAGCGTTGCGCAAGCATGCTGATATTGCTCGAAAAAGTCGCGGACTGA
- a CDS encoding ATP-binding protein: protein MKNIDEIKNAIKDYPAEAQTHVLTLAEFCNTHCDGSEQRIAAQFDGKFRYSKDWFYQLFSGRRFNKKLGKFQVDMDKLAEIAGDAKRIAEGGTIGGAIPHVETETVREMRDAIDAIRPETNVCKWLMVCGTTGAQKTYAARFYALTHPDVYYLESPTVPSVCELSMIIGEVVPSCRADFSGARLRREIVKNVKPRNCFIFDNAQRMYDPRKKLNQPLFGFLQALQDATKCSIVLIFVDEAMGENSLRRVVFGKDAGYFEQLVGRAGGEDSILFLPDRPSDSDLNAFAKATGFRDAAQRRAMLPIMRKLAAQKGRLRVVLNALQNAARLAIAAKREITTDDFFDALPTSDATILKTIDNTRKALVCNA from the coding sequence ATGAAAAACATAGACGAAATCAAAAACGCAATCAAAGACTACCCCGCCGAGGCGCAGACGCACGTGCTCACCCTCGCGGAGTTCTGCAACACCCACTGCGACGGCAGCGAACAGCGCATCGCCGCCCAGTTCGACGGCAAGTTCCGCTACTCCAAAGACTGGTTCTACCAGCTCTTCTCGGGGCGGCGGTTCAATAAAAAACTCGGCAAGTTTCAGGTCGATATGGACAAGCTCGCCGAAATCGCGGGCGACGCAAAACGCATCGCCGAGGGCGGCACAATCGGCGGCGCAATCCCGCACGTCGAGACCGAGACCGTCCGCGAAATGCGCGACGCAATCGACGCAATCCGCCCCGAAACCAACGTCTGCAAATGGCTGATGGTCTGCGGCACGACGGGCGCGCAGAAAACCTACGCCGCGCGGTTCTACGCCCTGACGCACCCCGATGTCTACTACCTCGAAAGCCCGACAGTGCCGAGCGTCTGCGAACTTTCGATGATTATCGGCGAAGTCGTGCCGAGCTGCCGCGCCGACTTTTCGGGAGCGAGACTCCGCCGCGAAATCGTCAAAAACGTAAAACCCCGCAACTGCTTCATCTTCGACAACGCGCAGCGGATGTACGACCCCAGAAAGAAGCTCAACCAGCCGCTCTTCGGCTTTTTGCAGGCCTTACAGGACGCCACCAAGTGCTCCATCGTCCTGATTTTCGTCGACGAAGCCATGGGCGAAAACTCGCTGCGACGCGTTGTGTTCGGCAAAGACGCGGGCTACTTCGAACAGCTCGTCGGCCGCGCGGGCGGCGAGGACTCGATTTTGTTCCTGCCCGACCGACCGAGCGATTCCGACCTGAACGCATTTGCCAAGGCGACGGGCTTCCGCGACGCCGCACAGCGCAGGGCAATGCTGCCGATTATGCGCAAACTCGCCGCGCAGAAAGGGCGGTTGCGCGTGGTGCTAAATGCGCTCCAAAACGCCGCGCGGCTTGCCATAGCCGCCAAGCGCGAAATCACGACCGACGACTTTTTCGACGCTCTGCCGACCTCCGACGCAACCATTTTGAAAACAATCGACAACACAAGAAAGGCTCTCGTATGCAACGCATAA
- a CDS encoding DNA adenine methylase encodes MNPVFPYSGGKRRLLKYILPVIPEHSTYIEPFAGGLAVFLANPSATFGSKESLIGEVSFKMFGDELGENKLSIATIASAFEFEEDAGA; translated from the coding sequence ATGAATCCGGTTTTTCCATATTCGGGCGGCAAGCGGCGGCTTTTAAAATATATTCTGCCCGTGATTCCCGAGCACTCGACCTACATTGAGCCGTTTGCGGGCGGGCTTGCCGTGTTTCTCGCCAACCCGTCGGCCACGTTCGGCAGCAAGGAATCGCTCATAGGCGAGGTGTCGTTCAAGATGTTCGGCGACGAACTGGGCGAAAACAAGCTCTCCATCGCGACGATAGCCTCGGCGTTCGAGTTCGAAGAGGACGCGGGCGCGTAG